A portion of the Salminus brasiliensis chromosome 11, fSalBra1.hap2, whole genome shotgun sequence genome contains these proteins:
- the mmp20b gene encoding matrix metalloproteinase-20 yields the protein MGIWLGLACVFALFALPCFAAPLLQLKGGSVTACEDEKTNNDLILADKYLQRFYAFQPDLTSRSKRSLPSFSSKLKDMQNFFRLNQTGTLDPDTLAVMKTPRCGVPDVEEYVHNRGNRWQKNVITYSVGKYTNDLPQATVDSLIASALDVWAKASPLRFFRSYSQHADIMVKFVTKNHGDSFPFDGPRGTLAHAFDPGEGIGGDVHFDDEENWTADSNGFNLYLVAAHEFGHALGLRHSQNPESLMYPSYKIRKTVNLLSSEDIRKIKALYGPSIQRPFHPRLSWNYPFNSWYSGFYFPMGLKDKCNPDLSFDSVTTLGEAIFFFKGRYLWIRHNNKNDIKEGPISNFMPNITSKIDAAYWVPQRSAAYLFSGSSYWTVKGSQVKGRRKNISSLGFPTWVKQIDSAVHIHKTVHTLFFTQHLYWRFNENQKTMEDSYPRKISEDFPGIPTPISAAFYKNGFLHFFIGVEVYKYNIKLRKIIDINKANSWLGC from the exons ATGGGGATTTGGCTGGGCTTAGCTTGTGTCTTTGCTCTGTTTGCTCTTCCATGTTTTGCCGCACCTCTGCTGCAGCTTAAGGGAGGTAGTGTAACAGCATGCGAGGACGAAAAAACCAACAATGACCTGATTCTAGCAGAC AAATACCTCCAGCGCTTCTACGCTTTCCAGCCAGACCTGACCAGCCGTAGCAAAAGAAGTCTTCCTTCTTTCTCCTCCAAACTGAAGGACATGCAGAACTTTTTCAGGCTCAATCAAACCGGCACGCTGGACCCTGACACTCTGGCTGTAATGAAGACTCCCAGATGTGGAGTCCCTGACGTTGAGGAGTACGTTCACAACCGAGGCAACAGGTGGCAGAAAAATGTCATAACTTACAG TGTCGGGAAGTATACCAATGACTTACCCCAGGCTACAGTAGACTCCTTGATTGCGTCTGCACTGGACGTGTGGGCGAAGGCCAGTCCTTTAAGGTTCTTCAGGTCATATTCCCAGCATGCAGACATCATGGTGAAGTTTGTCACAAAGA ACCATGGCGACTCGTTCCCCTTTGATGGACCAAGAGGCACACTGGCTCATGCTTTTGACCCAGGAGAGGGCATTGGAGGAGATGTTCATTTTGATGATGAAGAAAATTGGACAGCAGATTCTAATG GGTTTAACCTGTATCTAGTTGCAGCACATGAGTTTGGGCACGCTTTGGGTTTAAGGCACTCTCAAAACCCTGAATCCCTCATGTATCCCTCTTACAAAATCCGAAAAACTGTCAACCTGCTTTCCAGCGAAGATATCAGAAAAATCAAAGCGCTGTATG GACCAAGCATTCAGAGGCCTTTTCACCCAAGGCTGAGTTGGAACTATCCCTTCAATTCTTGGTACTCTGGCTTTTATTTCCCCATGGGATTAAAAGATAAATGCAATCCTGACCTATCTTTTGATTCTGTTACTACTTTGGGTGAGGCGATTTTCTTTTTCAAAGGAAG GTATTTATGGATCAGGCACAATAACAAAAATGACATAAAGGAGGGTCCCATCAGCAACTTCATGCCAAACATCACTTCCAAGATTGACGCTGCGTACTGGGTTCCACAGCGCTCAGCAGCCTACCTGTTTAGCG GGTCTAGCTACTGGACAGTCAAAGGGTCTCAGGTGAAAGGCCGACGTAAAAACATCAGCAGTCTTGGATTCCCGACCTGGGTGAAGCAAATAGATTCTGCAGTGCATATCCACAAAACTGTCCACACCTTATTTTTCACTCAGCACCTGTACTGGAG ATTTAATGAAAATCAAAAGACCATGGAGGATTCTTacccacgcaagatctcagagGATTTCCCAGGCATTCCCACTCCCATAAGTGCAGCTTTTTATAAAAATG gttttcttcatttctttattgGGGTAGAGGTGTACAAATACAACATTAAACTGAGGAAGATTATTGACATTAACAAGGCAAATTCTTGGCTTGGATGCTAA
- the mmp20a gene encoding matrix metalloproteinase-20: MGMQWPWILSLSWLVTVDIMWSSPVPPESRLSSEDIQHAEEYLKQFYHLTLSGSPRKKRHSASIEEKIKEMQSFFGLANTGLLDPQTLAIMKKARCGVPDVENFSLYPGQPKWKNHTITYRIAKYTTDLKKEEVETAFHLAFKLWSDVVPLKFVRVNHDKADIVITFTRKDHGDFFAFDGPTGVLAHAFEPGEGMGGDVHFDDDELWTVGRKKSVGYNLFTVAAHELGHSLGLSHSKDPSALMYPKYKYLNAATYKLPEDDTLGIQTLYGKRYRNDQNEDKLLASKKCHSSISFDAVAVVGDEILFFKNSYVWLRTMWRSYWNRLREGPISKFLPSIISPVDAAYHLPVKGVTYIFTGPKYWMVQQLGAKSYYGSIYEYGFPARVRRINAAVHIGKYGKTYFFTGDMYYRYDEYRKRMDPGFPRKIRMDWPGITGRIDAAFELRGGYRIGFHCFESCSKAL; this comes from the exons ATGGGGATGCAATGGCCTTGGATCTTATCACTAAGTTGGCTTGTGACTGTGGACATTATGTGGAGCTCACCTGTCCCTCCAGAGTCCAGGCTTAGCTCAGAGGACATCCAGCATGCAGAG GAATACCTGAAGCAGTTCTATCACTTGACGCTAAGTGGGAGCCCTCGCAAGAAACGGCATTCAGCATCCATAGAGGAGAAAATCAAAGAAATGCAGAGTTTCTTTGGACTGGCAAACACTGGTCTTTTGGACCCTCAGACCCTTGCCATTATGAAAAAGGCCAGATGTGGAGTACCTGATGTTGAGAATTTCAGCCTCTACCCAGGACAACCCAAATGGAAGAATCACACCATCACATACCG GATTGCGAAGTACACCACAGACCTCAAAAAAGAGGAGGTGGAGACCGCTTTTCATTTGGCATTTAAATTGTGGAGTGATGTAGTTCCTCTGAAGTTCGTCAGAGTAAACCACGACAAGGCAGACATTGTCATCACCTTCACCAGAAAAG ATCACGGAGACTTCTTTGCCTTTGATGGGCCGACAGGAGTGTTGGCTCATGCCTTTGAGCCAGGAGAGGGCATGGGAGGAGATGTGCACTTTGATGATGATGAGCTTTGGACAGTAGGCCGCAAGAAATCAG TCGGCTACAATCTGTTCACGGTGGCTGCCCATGAGCTTGGTCATTCTTTGGGTCTGTCACACTCCAAAGACCCATCTGCTCTGATGTACCCCAAATACAAATACCTGAATGCTGCTACGTACAAACTCCCAGAGGACGATACGCTAGGGATCCAGACACTCTATG GAAAGCGGTATCGTAATGATCAAAATGAGGACAAACTGCTGGCTTCCAAAAAGTGTCATTCCAGTATTTCCTTTGATGCTGTGGCAGTGGTTGGAGATGAGATacttttctttaaaaacag TTATGTATGGCTGAGAACAATGTGGAGATCATACTGGAACAGGCTGAGAGAAGGTCCTATAAGTAAATTTCTCCCAAGTATCATCTCACCTGTGGATGCAGCATATCACCTTCCAGTCAAGGGAGTGACTTATATCTTTACAG GTCCAAAATACTGGATGGTCCAACAGTTAGGAGCGAAGAGTTATTATGGCTCCATCTATGAATACGGCTTTCCAGCAAGAGTGAGGAGAATCAATGCTGCTGTCCATATCGGCAAATATGGCAAAACGTACTTCTTCACAGGAGACATGTATTACAG ATACGATGAATACAGAAAACGGATGGATCCTGGCTTCCCTAGGAAAATCCGCATGGACTGGCCAGGCATTACGGGGAGAATAGATGCTGCTTTTGAACTGAGAGGTGGGTACAGGATTggattccattgttttgagaGCTGTTCTAAAGCTCTTTAG